GAAAAGATTAAGTACACATCTCAGGAGATTGAAATATATTACCGCAATGATTACCCATCGGGAAATATTTTCTACTTCAGtttatcttcttctccctTACAATTTGTGCCTGGACCAGATAACTATAATTATACGCTATTTAGCTGTTCATATCCAAGGGAAAGGTATGGTGCATACACAAGCTCTTGTATGAGGCAATTGAGCCCTTACCACCTTGACAATCATGAAAACCAGACATACGCTGTCAACGCTCTATGTTCTGTTGATAGACTGCCCCTAGAGTCTTGTACCAAGCTGCATGACTATACATCAATTCCAGACATATCATCCCTTCCAATGAAGTTGCATTGGTCCAAACCATCCTGTCGACATTGCGAAGAGAAGGGCATGAAATGCAGATCAAAGATTAGTGAATATAGTCTTGCACATGTTCAGACTGCAGAAAGCCAATGTTTAGATTTCCCTGAAGGTATCATTTAACTAAACTTGGCTTTGTTGCAGTACTTTGCAAgcaaatattatttattttcagtcATTCAAATTCGATCTGATTAGTCAGGATTCAGAATTTTATTGATTTCATAGCAAAAGTTCTTATTAGCTTAAATAACAACTTTTACAGATAGTAGCCGTAGAGGGACACGCATAAAGATATCAGGTGAGTTTTCCATAAATTAAAGCACTTGCATTGCTGGACTATAAATCCGAATCACATGTAATTAGGATAATTTTTGTCATCTCTATCTGCAGTTTGCACAGTTTCTGTGGCTCTTATTGCAGTGGGGGCTCTCATCATCTTCCATGTCTATATCTCcaacaaaacagagaaaacaaaTCAGTTGAGAATTGAAAGATTTTTGGAAGATTACATAGCTCAGAAGCCAAGCAGATATTCCTATGCTGATATTAAGAGGATAACAAATcaattcaaggacaagttGGGGCAAGGGGCCTATGGAACAGTTTTTAAAGGGAAGCTTTCCTCTGAATTGCTTGTTGCTGTGAAAATCCTCAacaattcaaatgaaaataacGGAGAAGATTTTACAAATGAAATGGGAACAATGGGTCGCGTGCACCATGTCAATGTGGTTCGCTTGGTTGGCTTTTGTGCTGATGGGTTTATACGAGCTCTTGTGTATGAATTCTTACCAAATGGTTCATTACAAAACTTTTTATCATCAGcatataataaaaattcttTCCTTGGTTGGGATAAGTTGCAAGATATTGCTTTAGGTATTGCCAAAGGAATTGAGTATCTTCACCAAGGGTGTGACCACCGAATCCTCCACTTCGACATCAAACCCCATAACATTTTGCTGGACCAGAATTTCACTCCGAAAGTTTCCGATTTTGGTCTAGCCAAGTTATGCGCAAGGGATCAAAGCGCAATATCCATGACAACCGTCAGGGGAACCATGGGCTACATTGCACCCGAAGTGTTCTCTAGGAACTTCGGTAGTGTGTCCTACAAGTCAGATGTCTATAGTTTCGGGACGTTGTTGCTGGAAATGGTTGGTGGCAGAAAAAACTTTAAGGTCATGGAGGACTCCGTCGACCAAGTCTACTTTCCGGAATGGATTTATAACCTTTTAGAACAAGGAGACGACCTACGGATCCATATTGAGGATGAAGGAGATGCTAAAATTGCAAAGAAACTTGCCATTGTGGGTCTATGGTGCGTCCAATGGCACCCAATAGATCGTCCTCCAATGAAAGTTGCAGTTCAAATGTTAGAAAGAGAAGGTGACAATCTAACCATACCACCCAATCCTTTCTGCTCTACTTCGAACTGAATGAATACAACTATACTGTCTGCAAGGCATCTGGACATTTGCGTACCTCAAGAGTTCTACCAGTCACCATGATTTGATATGAGATCATGCACTGTAATATTACATAACATATGGTGTTGAATATCGTAGTATATGCTAAGTGTTTGGGTTTGAATTTGTCATGAGTCAAATTGTAGTATGGCTAAGTGTTTGAAGTTGATGTATCATTTCCCAACTATGATTCCTTAAGTTTTGCTGCAACTATGATTCCATAATTCATTCAATTACTTTACATTTTCCATAACAATGTCACTATTTGCTCTATATTAATTAGTGATTCGAGCTGGTTTTCGATATTATTTTCAGTTTATCTTGTTATTTTCAAATGTAAtgatttttaattcaattccATCAATCCTTTATTCATCGAAGGCATAACGACGAATTTATATTGAGTCAGTTCCATCAATCCTTAATTCAATTCACAATTCTCAACATACCCATTTCCAACCAGTTTTGCTTCATAATTGGTagttgaaattcaaaaaagaCTACTTTAAAATCAATATTTTCAAAAGGTGACTTATGGTCTTGTAATGAAAAGTCGAGGAATGCTTTACGTTTAAAGatagacaaaaagaaagaaaccatcATATCATTCGATCCATTTTTACAAAGTAGATTAAATATTATTGACTATTTAATAAGTAGAAAGAAGACCAAGACCTGGGTCTGCAGtcaaccttttttttcctaactTATATTGTTCTGTTTTTTCTACATTCACACTTGACCAGCATGTGCTCTctgattaatatatatatatatatatatatatatatatatatatatatgagtcaATAACAATGTGACAGTATCCGCTGCTTAAATTAAACTGGACCACATTATCTTTAGACTCATTTTCAATCAGTGATGAAAGTGTGAGCgtattttccattttatcatccaattttccaaaagaatttagatgaaaaattaataaaatataagtCATATTTAATAAAAGAGTCTCGCCCAATTAAGAATCTAAAAATAAGGTCATGTGAGGTCCTATTTAATAAAGACCATTGGATTAAGgccaaaagtcacttttgttccCTGTAGTTTGGCACTTCAATCACTTTTAACCTTGTAGTTAcaattccgtcaattttgccattgtagtttcgtatttgtagcaattcaaggacatgCTAGTAttcttgtcaatttctttaacGATGCAAGGGGCAATTTCGTCAACTCAAAACCTTTGAGTGTAAAAGCTTGTATGAAATTCTCCTCATTTCATATTAGGGCTAGAAATTCAACAACTAATCCCAATTTTTGAAGAATCCTAAAcccaaatgaccaatttcaaGCCCTAATATGAAATCAGAGGAGTTTCATATGAGCTTTTATGCTCAAGAATTTTGGGTTGACGAAATTTCCCTTTATACCAGCAAAGAAATTGACATGAATACTaacttgtccttgaattgctacaaatacgAAACTACATAGTcaaaattgacggaattgAAACTACATGGTCAAAAGTGATTGAGGTGTCAAACTACCCACACCATAAGTGACTTTTAACTTTGGATTAAGAGCCAGTTTTGAAttcttgttatttttaaatatataaaaaattgtttatgctTACTTTGAAAATTATTAGTTATAAAGTAAAATAGcttcatgtttggtaaacaatatttttaaagtgttagtacaaaaaacaatattaaaaccgtttgataaattttaatataaaattgttataaCTATGAATAATGactcaaatatataaattattttgccAATCAATCCGCGAAAAGCACTCAAATATAGACTAAATATatcaatttttatatatgaatattttaatcatCTGCGAATAGACTGTTTTGCTCACCAAtccgttttctttttcttggcaTTGTGCAGGACCAAAGACCTGAGGGGTTAAAAGTTCTCAGCAGGGTTTCCAATAATTCCGTGAcgtttgaatttcaatttcctTTTATGTCGTTAAagattttatatattaaaaaaatagtctGACATAATGTTATTCAAAACAGCaccaaatatattataatttaattaaactatttATTTGGAACAGTATTAAATGTCTTATAATATTATGGATAAACAATCAGTACTctccaaaataaattaatattatttgacAAAAATTAATCAATATAGTTAGATTTACCAAACTAGCCCTTACATTGCTCAACAATAAAACTCTCATTATTGGTTCTTACCCACCCGTGTAGACCAAAGGAAAAAAGCCATATGCACATAATGCTGCCAATCAACTTTGCTTTCCCACTTTGTCAATGCTGCAGGGATTACACGTCCCATTGTCGGCTACTATGCTGCAGACTCATCCTCTGTAGACGATATTAAAAAAGTAGACCAAGACCTGGGTCTGCAGTCAACATAtatttaagattttttttttttcctaactTATATTGTTCTGTTTTTTCTGCGTTATCTTTAGACTCACTTTCAATCAGTGATAAAAGTGTGAACGCATTTTCCACTTTATCACCCAATTTTTCAAAGGAATTTAgatgaaaaattaataaaatataagtCGTATTTAATAGAATAGTCCCGTTCATTGAaggatttaaaaataaagtcaTGTGAGGtcctatttaataaaaattattggaTTAAGGATCAGTTTGGAATTGCTGTTACTtgtaaaaaaaagttgattcTGCTgtgttttgaaaataattagctgtaaAATAAAACAGCTCCATTGTTGCTAaatattttagtttaaaataatataaaactaTTATAACTGTGAACAATgactaaaatatataaaataattttgccAACCAATCCGCGAAAAGCACTCCAATGATAGACCAAAtgtatcaatttttttaatatgaatattttaatcatCCGCGAATAGACTGTTTTGCCAATCAAtccgttttctttttcttggcaTTGTGCAAGACCAAAGACCTCGACCTCGAGGGATCAAAAGTCCTCAACAGGATTTCCAataatttcttatgttttacaaataaaaaattaatgcaCAATGTTATTATGATAATTGACTGAGACAATGAAGGGTGTTTTCGTTGTGTGATTgaaacttttctttaattcaatttcGCTGTGTGATTGAACTTTCCAAGTCTTTAAGAAATACAGATAAATTTCTTGGAAATTTTACTAATTTTGGCGTTGAAATTTCTTTACAGTATGTTTGGATGAGggagtttaattttttttatataatttgtaaatgaaggaagttggaCACCTTAATaataaaagtacaaacatgatttaaagaaattctaattatatttctcttttcaaagTTGGAAGAGATCCAAGCATTATTACCTACTTTTTGAAGTATTGTCTACATGCGCGAAAAATTTCAAAAgcaacaaaattttcacctaCCACATGTGGACAAtagttagaaaaaaaatagatcaATAATACTTGAATCTCACTTATCtccctcaaataaatttttgggcTTTTCACATTACTCCTTTCAAACATATAAGTCATTTTTTTGATGAAACATATAAGTCCTTTTTaactttactttttttttttggcaaattttttaactttacatttaaaaataaaataaaataaaaattatttttatttaaaaatatatatataaaaaaaccattcGAGCACAATACTATAGAAAACACCTTGTTGtggctgtgaaaataatcactGTCatatttgctgtgagagaaagcagtttggcgtttggtaaactttttgttaaaagtgttgttggtaaaataatcaatttatgagtgtttggtaaattttgtGTAAAAGTACTATGAGTTGTGTCTACCGACTAAAAAGGGCATATgttgaaatttcttttctattcaattgtttggtaaaaagaaaagcaatttcattttcacttgCGCTTATATAATTCTTGTATTTAATATGTTTTCTAACCTTAACACCTAAAAATGAttttaatcataaaataaataaagtattaCGTTAAAATTGTTAAATCATTGTAATATTTTGGTGCTATCAATAATAAATAGTACATAAAAATATAACCATGAACGAAATGAGATTTCAAGCTAAACGAGAAGACAATGAAATGCTCAACTTCCTTCCTATAGTAAAAGTCACATTCTCTTATTGCCTTCAtcaatactttcttttttctactTGCTAATGAgtcatgaaattttttctacTTGTAAGATACAATAATAAACTATCAAACATATAAGACAGTGTCTCCCTTCTTTGGCCCTTAAAACGTGATCTGGAGGCACAAGCTTCCCCTTCATAGCAATGTGAAAGTCTCAATGCATTAAAAGATTGAACTCGTCGTCATCGGTCACCACTACATCGTCATATCCAAGAGAACTCCCACAAGCTTGAAACTCATCAATCTCCCCTCGGCAACTTGGATTCCAACCAACACATTTGCCCTAGTTTCACCCTATTGCAAGTGATCTTTAATCAAGTCACTTTTTGTGAGATTGCAAGTCTTGAGTCGAATAGACTCCAGGCGCTCTTGCATTTCTTTAAGTTCAGAAGCTGTGTGCATACCAACACTGCACATGATATAAAAGGATAAAGAAACATCTAAAGAAAGTTCTATGTATTCCTAATTCCGAGTAAAAAGTTTTTGTGTATGGGAAACAAAACAGCCATAAGTAAACCCATTTTTACCACAGAAAAGTAATTGGCAgcaaatttgggaaaaataaTGTCAGTAAAACCTAAAAGATGACTAGTGCTTACCTGTATACAATACTACCGCATGTTTATCAGAATGATAGCTGCATTTAAATTCATTGATATTTATTGGGCCCACCTGTCAACCAAAGTGATTCAGTtctgttgaaggaaaatggtgatcttcctaatataatttcaccaccactaattaaataatggggttttattattttaggttcgacccattcgaagacgcaagtctcttaattacaatcccttgcttcaagggaaaaccctttgattccatcataaagaaacagaacgtgtgtgtttgattttgcagctgctcccaagtccaacctcaggatgcctacgtatcctttgcgggaatcaagccactcgtagttcaaagattcatgatgaataaatgactcatcacaaaacgaagaatttgaatgggtttgattgaggagtttgagtgaatttagctgaataaaccagggattcgatatggaaatatgtttgggatggttgcatctagattgaatctctagattgcctacgtacccttttaaagggatcaaaccaacgtagttcgaaaaatttagaaattaatgggtaagtgtggcccaataatttagagttggtgtctttgagacgatttgaagattttcataggtagatgacccaataatttagaatttgtatctttgagataatttggggattttcataggtaggtgacctatgggaaaattttgaaattaatgggtaagtgtggcccattaattgagaatttgtgtttgagatatttgaatttaatctcattggaattttcatgggtagatgacccatgggaaaaatttggatggttttgtaccactttttctttttgtcaatgtcccagaaaattaatgagcaattttgattaacccactaattttctaaagttgacatttgcacttggacccaaatatggctacaaggatttttttttaactaatCCATTAACCATATGATAGGGAATTTGGGCCTTAGGaaatttaatgggtaattATTTGGGTTACCCATTAATTATATGGGCTTCTGAGAGTCAATGGATAATTATTCTCTGACAGCCCATGATcctattttgggcttttgatgTTTGTTGATAGTTAGCCCATGAGCATggagccccaaaaaaaaactttggtcCAGCAAGCGATTAGCTATCCAACTCTTTACAGAGTTTGTTTCCAAGTAAAATCAGACCttgcaatcccatctttatctGGAATACTTGTGATCAGTCCGAATTAAGAGCAAACACTGTTACTGTTCAGTCTTTAAAAAGGTACACGAAGTCACAATTGATACAGAGCCTTTGcaaacaaaaggagaaaaccaaaaagaaaaactgccACAACACATCAAGaggtttcagattttttttgtctttttcctcatttttttcCTCTGCAACACCAAGTTTCTtgtgtctttgtttttcttttcttccaatcTCCAACAAAGTGGCGTCAGccaccttcttctttgttttgctttgacttttcttcttctttttatNNNNNN
The Prunus dulcis chromosome 2, ALMONDv2, whole genome shotgun sequence DNA segment above includes these coding regions:
- the LOC117617863 gene encoding rust resistance kinase Lr10-like — encoded protein: MLLINFLCWLLIVVDVDAVHGGVDLKICREARCKPDGPAIRFPFRLKGKQPIHCGYHGFDLSCTNDNQTLLQMPSSSSNLFVEKIKYTSQEIEIYYRNDYPSGNIFYFSLSSSPLQFVPGPDNYNYTLFSCSYPRERYGAYTSSCMRQLSPYHLDNHENQTYAVNALCSVDRLPLESCTKLHDYTSIPDISSLPMKLHWSKPSCRHCEEKGMKCRSKISEYSLAHVQTAESQCLDFPEDSSRRGTRIKISVCTVSVALIAVGALIIFHVYISNKTEKTNQLRIERFLEDYIAQKPSRYSYADIKRITNQFKDKLGQGAYGTVFKGKLSSELLVAVKILNNSNENNGEDFTNEMGTMGRVHHVNVVRLVGFCADGFIRALVYEFLPNGSLQNFLSSAYNKNSFLGWDKLQDIALGIAKGIEYLHQGCDHRILHFDIKPHNILLDQNFTPKVSDFGLAKLCARDQSAISMTTVRGTMGYIAPEVFSRNFGSVSYKSDVYSFGTLLLEMVGGRKNFKVMEDSVDQVYFPEWIYNLLEQGDDLRIHIEDEGDAKIAKKLAIVGLWCVQWHPIDRPPMKVAVQMLEREGDNLTIPPNPFCSTSN